In one window of Arctopsyche grandis isolate Sample6627 chromosome 6, ASM5162203v2, whole genome shotgun sequence DNA:
- the bbc gene encoding choline/ethanolaminephosphotransferase 1 bbc isoform X1: MRLYRQRLLSSGQLRRLADHRYSCSSASFLDAALQPWWCWLVARLPLWLAPNLITCLGLAVNVFTTLLLVWYTPDAKSEAPRWTYALCGLGLFIYQSLDAIDGKQARRTGTSSPLGELFDHGCDSISTVFVALSACAAVQLGQYPTWMFFQCFCAMTLFYCAHWQTYVSGTLKFGKVDVTEAQFAIIAIQMVSAIFGSNIWLTSLTKSIELRYLLGLMTVICSSYSLFSIFSVILRGGVGKNGSTVAIPVLQIPMTYSVCLVFFTGYLQVFIGFCQSFREGGIGKNGSTVAGTSVLSPVIPFSMVIVPAFIIYQKSESLVYENHPCLYIIAFGMVAAKVTNRLVVSHMTKSEMEYFDWSLMGPAMLFLNQYFNNAIPEYYVLWMCLIWVAVDLIRYSCQICLEICEYLKIKLFHIPYPPPMIKNNTSQTNVSTTVIEKNGTNTRSRLRSRKSQNLMKIVDTDSSQDEDMTPLIHSSK; encoded by the exons ATGCGTCTGTACCGACAGAGGCTGCTGTCGAGCGGGCAACTGCGGCGCCTGGCCGACCACCGGTACTCGTGCAGCAGCGCCAGCTTCCTGGACGCGGCGCTGCAGCCGTGGTGGTGCTGGCTGGTGGCCCGCCTCCCCCTCTGGCTCGCTCCCAACCTCATCACTTGCCTCGGCCTCGCCGTCAACGTCTTCACCACGCTGCTGCTAGTCTG GTATACGCCGGATGCAAAATCAGAGGCTCCAAGATGGACGTACGCCTTATGTGGACTcggcttatttatttatcaaagttTAGATGCTATAGATGGGAAGCAAGCCCGAAGAACGGGTACCAGTTCGCCGTTGGGAGAATTGTTTGATCACGGTTGCGATTCAATTTCCACCGTATTTGTCGCTCTTTCTGCTTGTGCTGCTGTTCAGTTAGGACAATATCCGACATGGATGTTTTTTCAG TGTTTTTGTGCAATGACATTGTTTTATTGTGCACATTGGCAAACGTACGTCTCCGGAACTCTTAAATTTGGTAAAGTCGATGTTACCGAAGCCCAATTTGCCATCATAGCCATTCAAATGGTGTCAGCAATATTTGGATCAAATATTTGGCTAACATCG TTAACAAAATCAATAGAGCTGCGTTACCTGCTTGGGTTAATGACTGTGATATGTTCGTCATACTCTCTGTTCAGCATTTTTTCCGTGATCCTCCGTGGTGGCGTCGGCAAAAATGGATCAACAGTGGCA ATACCAGTTCTCCAAATACCTATGACATATTCAGTATGTTTGGTGTTTTTTACTGGCTACCTGCAAGTATTTATAGGTTTTTGTCAGTCATTTCGAGAAGGAGGAATAGGAAAGAATGGCTCCACAGTTGCC ggTACAAGCGTGTTGTCACCTGTAATACCATTTTCAATGGTTATTGTGCCAGCATTTATCATATATCAGAAAAGTGAATCTCTCGTATATGAAAATCATCCATGCCTTTACATTATTGCTTTTGGCATGGTTGCTGCAAAAGTCACTAATAGATTAGTT GTGTCACATATGACAAAGAGTGAGATGGAATATTTTGATTGGTCATTGATGGGACCTGCGATGCTATTTTTAAATCAGTATTTCAATAATGCTATTCCTGAATATTATGTACTGTGGATGTGCTTA aTCTGGGTTGCCGTTGATCTCATTCGCTACTCTTGTCAAATTTGTTTAGAAATAtgcgaatatttaaaaattaaattatttcatatacCATATCCACCCCCAATGATAAAGAACAATACCAGTCAGACGAACGTGTCTACGACAGTGATAGAAAAAAATGGTACGAATACACGTAGCAGACTTCGATCTAGAAAAAGCCAAAATTTAA tgaaAATTGTTGATACGGATTCTTCACAAGATGAAGACATGACACCCCTAATTCATTCTTCGAAATAG
- the bbc gene encoding choline/ethanolaminephosphotransferase 1 bbc isoform X8, whose protein sequence is MRLYRQRLLSSGQLRRLADHRYSCSSASFLDAALQPWWCWLVARLPLWLAPNLITCLGLAVNVFTTLLLVWYTPDAKSEAPRWTYALCGLGLFIYQSLDAIDGKQARRTGTSSPLGELFDHGCDSISTVFVALSACAAVQLGQYPTWMFFQCFCAMTLFYCAHWQTYVSGTLKFGKVDVTEAQFAIIAIQMVSAIFGSNIWLTSLTKSIELRYLLGLMTVICSSYSLFSIFSVILRGGVGKNGSTVAGTSVLSPVIPFSMVIVPAFIIYQKSESLVYENHPCLYIIAFGMVAAKVTNRLVVSHMTKSEMEYFDWSLMGPAMLFLNQYFNNAIPEYYVLWMCLIWVAVDLIRYSCQICLEICEYLKIKLFHIPYPPPMIKNNTSQTNVSTTVIEKNVKIVDTDSSQDEDMTPLIHSSK, encoded by the exons ATGCGTCTGTACCGACAGAGGCTGCTGTCGAGCGGGCAACTGCGGCGCCTGGCCGACCACCGGTACTCGTGCAGCAGCGCCAGCTTCCTGGACGCGGCGCTGCAGCCGTGGTGGTGCTGGCTGGTGGCCCGCCTCCCCCTCTGGCTCGCTCCCAACCTCATCACTTGCCTCGGCCTCGCCGTCAACGTCTTCACCACGCTGCTGCTAGTCTG GTATACGCCGGATGCAAAATCAGAGGCTCCAAGATGGACGTACGCCTTATGTGGACTcggcttatttatttatcaaagttTAGATGCTATAGATGGGAAGCAAGCCCGAAGAACGGGTACCAGTTCGCCGTTGGGAGAATTGTTTGATCACGGTTGCGATTCAATTTCCACCGTATTTGTCGCTCTTTCTGCTTGTGCTGCTGTTCAGTTAGGACAATATCCGACATGGATGTTTTTTCAG TGTTTTTGTGCAATGACATTGTTTTATTGTGCACATTGGCAAACGTACGTCTCCGGAACTCTTAAATTTGGTAAAGTCGATGTTACCGAAGCCCAATTTGCCATCATAGCCATTCAAATGGTGTCAGCAATATTTGGATCAAATATTTGGCTAACATCG TTAACAAAATCAATAGAGCTGCGTTACCTGCTTGGGTTAATGACTGTGATATGTTCGTCATACTCTCTGTTCAGCATTTTTTCCGTGATCCTCCGTGGTGGCGTCGGCAAAAATGGATCAACAGTGGCA ggTACAAGCGTGTTGTCACCTGTAATACCATTTTCAATGGTTATTGTGCCAGCATTTATCATATATCAGAAAAGTGAATCTCTCGTATATGAAAATCATCCATGCCTTTACATTATTGCTTTTGGCATGGTTGCTGCAAAAGTCACTAATAGATTAGTT GTGTCACATATGACAAAGAGTGAGATGGAATATTTTGATTGGTCATTGATGGGACCTGCGATGCTATTTTTAAATCAGTATTTCAATAATGCTATTCCTGAATATTATGTACTGTGGATGTGCTTA aTCTGGGTTGCCGTTGATCTCATTCGCTACTCTTGTCAAATTTGTTTAGAAATAtgcgaatatttaaaaattaaattatttcatatacCATATCCACCCCCAATGATAAAGAACAATACCAGTCAGACGAACGTGTCTACGACAGTGATAGAAAAAAATG tgaaAATTGTTGATACGGATTCTTCACAAGATGAAGACATGACACCCCTAATTCATTCTTCGAAATAG
- the bbc gene encoding choline/ethanolaminephosphotransferase 1 bbc isoform X2 yields the protein MRLYRQRLLSSGQLRRLADHRYSCSSASFLDAALQPWWCWLVARLPLWLAPNLITCLGLAVNVFTTLLLVWYTPDAKSEAPRWTYALCGLGLFIYQSLDAIDGKQARRTGTSSPLGELFDHGCDSISTVFVALSACAAVQLGQYPTWMFFQCFCAMTLFYCAHWQTYVSGTLKFGKVDVTEAQFAIIAIQMVSAIFGSNIWLTSLTKSIELRYLLGLMTVICSSYSLFSIFSVILRGGVGKNGSTVAIPVLQIPMTYSVCLVFFTGYLQVFIGFCQSFREGGIGKNGSTVAGTSVLSPVIPFSMVIVPAFIIYQKSESLVYENHPCLYIIAFGMVAAKVTNRLVVSHMTKSEMEYFDWSLMGPAMLFLNQYFNNAIPEYYVLWMCLIWVAVDLIRYSCQICLEICEYLKIKLFHIPYPPPMIKNNTSQTNVSTTVIEKNVKIVDTDSSQDEDMTPLIHSSK from the exons ATGCGTCTGTACCGACAGAGGCTGCTGTCGAGCGGGCAACTGCGGCGCCTGGCCGACCACCGGTACTCGTGCAGCAGCGCCAGCTTCCTGGACGCGGCGCTGCAGCCGTGGTGGTGCTGGCTGGTGGCCCGCCTCCCCCTCTGGCTCGCTCCCAACCTCATCACTTGCCTCGGCCTCGCCGTCAACGTCTTCACCACGCTGCTGCTAGTCTG GTATACGCCGGATGCAAAATCAGAGGCTCCAAGATGGACGTACGCCTTATGTGGACTcggcttatttatttatcaaagttTAGATGCTATAGATGGGAAGCAAGCCCGAAGAACGGGTACCAGTTCGCCGTTGGGAGAATTGTTTGATCACGGTTGCGATTCAATTTCCACCGTATTTGTCGCTCTTTCTGCTTGTGCTGCTGTTCAGTTAGGACAATATCCGACATGGATGTTTTTTCAG TGTTTTTGTGCAATGACATTGTTTTATTGTGCACATTGGCAAACGTACGTCTCCGGAACTCTTAAATTTGGTAAAGTCGATGTTACCGAAGCCCAATTTGCCATCATAGCCATTCAAATGGTGTCAGCAATATTTGGATCAAATATTTGGCTAACATCG TTAACAAAATCAATAGAGCTGCGTTACCTGCTTGGGTTAATGACTGTGATATGTTCGTCATACTCTCTGTTCAGCATTTTTTCCGTGATCCTCCGTGGTGGCGTCGGCAAAAATGGATCAACAGTGGCA ATACCAGTTCTCCAAATACCTATGACATATTCAGTATGTTTGGTGTTTTTTACTGGCTACCTGCAAGTATTTATAGGTTTTTGTCAGTCATTTCGAGAAGGAGGAATAGGAAAGAATGGCTCCACAGTTGCC ggTACAAGCGTGTTGTCACCTGTAATACCATTTTCAATGGTTATTGTGCCAGCATTTATCATATATCAGAAAAGTGAATCTCTCGTATATGAAAATCATCCATGCCTTTACATTATTGCTTTTGGCATGGTTGCTGCAAAAGTCACTAATAGATTAGTT GTGTCACATATGACAAAGAGTGAGATGGAATATTTTGATTGGTCATTGATGGGACCTGCGATGCTATTTTTAAATCAGTATTTCAATAATGCTATTCCTGAATATTATGTACTGTGGATGTGCTTA aTCTGGGTTGCCGTTGATCTCATTCGCTACTCTTGTCAAATTTGTTTAGAAATAtgcgaatatttaaaaattaaattatttcatatacCATATCCACCCCCAATGATAAAGAACAATACCAGTCAGACGAACGTGTCTACGACAGTGATAGAAAAAAATG tgaaAATTGTTGATACGGATTCTTCACAAGATGAAGACATGACACCCCTAATTCATTCTTCGAAATAG
- the bbc gene encoding choline/ethanolaminephosphotransferase 1 bbc isoform X3 translates to MRLYRQRLLSSGQLRRLADHRYSCSSASFLDAALQPWWCWLVARLPLWLAPNLITCLGLAVNVFTTLLLVWYTPDAKSEAPRWTYALCGLGLFIYQSLDAIDGKQARRTGTSSPLGELFDHGCDSISTVFVALSACAAVQLGQYPTWMFFQCFCAMTLFYCAHWQTYVSGTLKFGKVDVTEAQFAIIAIQMVSAIFGSNIWLTSIPVLQIPMTYSVCLVFFTGYLQVFIGFCQSFREGGIGKNGSTVAGTSVLSPVIPFSMVIVPAFIIYQKSESLVYENHPCLYIIAFGMVAAKVTNRLVVSHMTKSEMEYFDWSLMGPAMLFLNQYFNNAIPEYYVLWMCLIWVAVDLIRYSCQICLEICEYLKIKLFHIPYPPPMIKNNTSQTNVSTTVIEKNGTNTRSRLRSRKSQNLMKIVDTDSSQDEDMTPLIHSSK, encoded by the exons ATGCGTCTGTACCGACAGAGGCTGCTGTCGAGCGGGCAACTGCGGCGCCTGGCCGACCACCGGTACTCGTGCAGCAGCGCCAGCTTCCTGGACGCGGCGCTGCAGCCGTGGTGGTGCTGGCTGGTGGCCCGCCTCCCCCTCTGGCTCGCTCCCAACCTCATCACTTGCCTCGGCCTCGCCGTCAACGTCTTCACCACGCTGCTGCTAGTCTG GTATACGCCGGATGCAAAATCAGAGGCTCCAAGATGGACGTACGCCTTATGTGGACTcggcttatttatttatcaaagttTAGATGCTATAGATGGGAAGCAAGCCCGAAGAACGGGTACCAGTTCGCCGTTGGGAGAATTGTTTGATCACGGTTGCGATTCAATTTCCACCGTATTTGTCGCTCTTTCTGCTTGTGCTGCTGTTCAGTTAGGACAATATCCGACATGGATGTTTTTTCAG TGTTTTTGTGCAATGACATTGTTTTATTGTGCACATTGGCAAACGTACGTCTCCGGAACTCTTAAATTTGGTAAAGTCGATGTTACCGAAGCCCAATTTGCCATCATAGCCATTCAAATGGTGTCAGCAATATTTGGATCAAATATTTGGCTAACATCG ATACCAGTTCTCCAAATACCTATGACATATTCAGTATGTTTGGTGTTTTTTACTGGCTACCTGCAAGTATTTATAGGTTTTTGTCAGTCATTTCGAGAAGGAGGAATAGGAAAGAATGGCTCCACAGTTGCC ggTACAAGCGTGTTGTCACCTGTAATACCATTTTCAATGGTTATTGTGCCAGCATTTATCATATATCAGAAAAGTGAATCTCTCGTATATGAAAATCATCCATGCCTTTACATTATTGCTTTTGGCATGGTTGCTGCAAAAGTCACTAATAGATTAGTT GTGTCACATATGACAAAGAGTGAGATGGAATATTTTGATTGGTCATTGATGGGACCTGCGATGCTATTTTTAAATCAGTATTTCAATAATGCTATTCCTGAATATTATGTACTGTGGATGTGCTTA aTCTGGGTTGCCGTTGATCTCATTCGCTACTCTTGTCAAATTTGTTTAGAAATAtgcgaatatttaaaaattaaattatttcatatacCATATCCACCCCCAATGATAAAGAACAATACCAGTCAGACGAACGTGTCTACGACAGTGATAGAAAAAAATGGTACGAATACACGTAGCAGACTTCGATCTAGAAAAAGCCAAAATTTAA tgaaAATTGTTGATACGGATTCTTCACAAGATGAAGACATGACACCCCTAATTCATTCTTCGAAATAG
- the bbc gene encoding choline/ethanolaminephosphotransferase 1 bbc isoform X6, with protein sequence MRLYRQRLLSSGQLRRLADHRYSCSSASFLDAALQPWWCWLVARLPLWLAPNLITCLGLAVNVFTTLLLVWYTPDAKSEAPRWTYALCGLGLFIYQSLDAIDGKQARRTGTSSPLGELFDHGCDSISTVFVALSACAAVQLGQYPTWMFFQCFCAMTLFYCAHWQTYVSGTLKFGKVDVTEAQFAIIAIQMVSAIFGSNIWLTSIPVLQIPMTYSVCLVFFTGYLQVFIGFCQSFREGGIGKNGSTVAGTSVLSPVIPFSMVIVPAFIIYQKSESLVYENHPCLYIIAFGMVAAKVTNRLVVSHMTKSEMEYFDWSLMGPAMLFLNQYFNNAIPEYYVLWMCLIWVAVDLIRYSCQICLEICEYLKIKLFHIPYPPPMIKNNTSQTNVSTTVIEKNVKIVDTDSSQDEDMTPLIHSSK encoded by the exons ATGCGTCTGTACCGACAGAGGCTGCTGTCGAGCGGGCAACTGCGGCGCCTGGCCGACCACCGGTACTCGTGCAGCAGCGCCAGCTTCCTGGACGCGGCGCTGCAGCCGTGGTGGTGCTGGCTGGTGGCCCGCCTCCCCCTCTGGCTCGCTCCCAACCTCATCACTTGCCTCGGCCTCGCCGTCAACGTCTTCACCACGCTGCTGCTAGTCTG GTATACGCCGGATGCAAAATCAGAGGCTCCAAGATGGACGTACGCCTTATGTGGACTcggcttatttatttatcaaagttTAGATGCTATAGATGGGAAGCAAGCCCGAAGAACGGGTACCAGTTCGCCGTTGGGAGAATTGTTTGATCACGGTTGCGATTCAATTTCCACCGTATTTGTCGCTCTTTCTGCTTGTGCTGCTGTTCAGTTAGGACAATATCCGACATGGATGTTTTTTCAG TGTTTTTGTGCAATGACATTGTTTTATTGTGCACATTGGCAAACGTACGTCTCCGGAACTCTTAAATTTGGTAAAGTCGATGTTACCGAAGCCCAATTTGCCATCATAGCCATTCAAATGGTGTCAGCAATATTTGGATCAAATATTTGGCTAACATCG ATACCAGTTCTCCAAATACCTATGACATATTCAGTATGTTTGGTGTTTTTTACTGGCTACCTGCAAGTATTTATAGGTTTTTGTCAGTCATTTCGAGAAGGAGGAATAGGAAAGAATGGCTCCACAGTTGCC ggTACAAGCGTGTTGTCACCTGTAATACCATTTTCAATGGTTATTGTGCCAGCATTTATCATATATCAGAAAAGTGAATCTCTCGTATATGAAAATCATCCATGCCTTTACATTATTGCTTTTGGCATGGTTGCTGCAAAAGTCACTAATAGATTAGTT GTGTCACATATGACAAAGAGTGAGATGGAATATTTTGATTGGTCATTGATGGGACCTGCGATGCTATTTTTAAATCAGTATTTCAATAATGCTATTCCTGAATATTATGTACTGTGGATGTGCTTA aTCTGGGTTGCCGTTGATCTCATTCGCTACTCTTGTCAAATTTGTTTAGAAATAtgcgaatatttaaaaattaaattatttcatatacCATATCCACCCCCAATGATAAAGAACAATACCAGTCAGACGAACGTGTCTACGACAGTGATAGAAAAAAATG tgaaAATTGTTGATACGGATTCTTCACAAGATGAAGACATGACACCCCTAATTCATTCTTCGAAATAG
- the bbc gene encoding choline/ethanolaminephosphotransferase 1 bbc isoform X7, which produces MRLYRQRLLSSGQLRRLADHRYSCSSASFLDAALQPWWCWLVARLPLWLAPNLITCLGLAVNVFTTLLLVWYTPDAKSEAPRWTYALCGLGLFIYQSLDAIDGKQARRTGTSSPLGELFDHGCDSISTVFVALSACAAVQLGQYPTWMFFQCFCAMTLFYCAHWQTYVSGTLKFGKVDVTEAQFAIIAIQMVSAIFGSNIWLTSIPGLNIQVFLIPSYISILISLYLAVGYAAVIFTGGVGKNGSTVAGTSVLSPVIPFSMVIVPAFIIYQKSESLVYENHPCLYIIAFGMVAAKVTNRLVVSHMTKSEMEYFDWSLMGPAMLFLNQYFNNAIPEYYVLWMCLIWVAVDLIRYSCQICLEICEYLKIKLFHIPYPPPMIKNNTSQTNVSTTVIEKNVKIVDTDSSQDEDMTPLIHSSK; this is translated from the exons ATGCGTCTGTACCGACAGAGGCTGCTGTCGAGCGGGCAACTGCGGCGCCTGGCCGACCACCGGTACTCGTGCAGCAGCGCCAGCTTCCTGGACGCGGCGCTGCAGCCGTGGTGGTGCTGGCTGGTGGCCCGCCTCCCCCTCTGGCTCGCTCCCAACCTCATCACTTGCCTCGGCCTCGCCGTCAACGTCTTCACCACGCTGCTGCTAGTCTG GTATACGCCGGATGCAAAATCAGAGGCTCCAAGATGGACGTACGCCTTATGTGGACTcggcttatttatttatcaaagttTAGATGCTATAGATGGGAAGCAAGCCCGAAGAACGGGTACCAGTTCGCCGTTGGGAGAATTGTTTGATCACGGTTGCGATTCAATTTCCACCGTATTTGTCGCTCTTTCTGCTTGTGCTGCTGTTCAGTTAGGACAATATCCGACATGGATGTTTTTTCAG TGTTTTTGTGCAATGACATTGTTTTATTGTGCACATTGGCAAACGTACGTCTCCGGAACTCTTAAATTTGGTAAAGTCGATGTTACCGAAGCCCAATTTGCCATCATAGCCATTCAAATGGTGTCAGCAATATTTGGATCAAATATTTGGCTAACATCG ATACCAGGCTTAAATATACAAGTCTTTCTTATACCTTCTTACATAAGTATACTTATATCCTTGTATCTGGCTGTTGGTTATGCTGCTGTCATCTTTACCGGCGGAGTTGGCAAGAATGGTTCAACTGTTGCC ggTACAAGCGTGTTGTCACCTGTAATACCATTTTCAATGGTTATTGTGCCAGCATTTATCATATATCAGAAAAGTGAATCTCTCGTATATGAAAATCATCCATGCCTTTACATTATTGCTTTTGGCATGGTTGCTGCAAAAGTCACTAATAGATTAGTT GTGTCACATATGACAAAGAGTGAGATGGAATATTTTGATTGGTCATTGATGGGACCTGCGATGCTATTTTTAAATCAGTATTTCAATAATGCTATTCCTGAATATTATGTACTGTGGATGTGCTTA aTCTGGGTTGCCGTTGATCTCATTCGCTACTCTTGTCAAATTTGTTTAGAAATAtgcgaatatttaaaaattaaattatttcatatacCATATCCACCCCCAATGATAAAGAACAATACCAGTCAGACGAACGTGTCTACGACAGTGATAGAAAAAAATG tgaaAATTGTTGATACGGATTCTTCACAAGATGAAGACATGACACCCCTAATTCATTCTTCGAAATAG
- the bbc gene encoding choline/ethanolaminephosphotransferase 1 bbc isoform X9 — MRLYRQRLLSSGQLRRLADHRYSCSSASFLDAALQPWWCWLVARLPLWLAPNLITCLGLAVNVFTTLLLVWYTPDAKSEAPRWTYALCGLGLFIYQSLDAIDGKQARRTGTSSPLGELFDHGCDSISTVFVALSACAAVQLGQYPTWMFFQCFCAMTLFYCAHWQTYVSGTLKFGKVDVTEAQFAIIAIQMVSAIFGSNIWLTSGTSVLSPVIPFSMVIVPAFIIYQKSESLVYENHPCLYIIAFGMVAAKVTNRLVVSHMTKSEMEYFDWSLMGPAMLFLNQYFNNAIPEYYVLWMCLIWVAVDLIRYSCQICLEICEYLKIKLFHIPYPPPMIKNNTSQTNVSTTVIEKNVKIVDTDSSQDEDMTPLIHSSK; from the exons ATGCGTCTGTACCGACAGAGGCTGCTGTCGAGCGGGCAACTGCGGCGCCTGGCCGACCACCGGTACTCGTGCAGCAGCGCCAGCTTCCTGGACGCGGCGCTGCAGCCGTGGTGGTGCTGGCTGGTGGCCCGCCTCCCCCTCTGGCTCGCTCCCAACCTCATCACTTGCCTCGGCCTCGCCGTCAACGTCTTCACCACGCTGCTGCTAGTCTG GTATACGCCGGATGCAAAATCAGAGGCTCCAAGATGGACGTACGCCTTATGTGGACTcggcttatttatttatcaaagttTAGATGCTATAGATGGGAAGCAAGCCCGAAGAACGGGTACCAGTTCGCCGTTGGGAGAATTGTTTGATCACGGTTGCGATTCAATTTCCACCGTATTTGTCGCTCTTTCTGCTTGTGCTGCTGTTCAGTTAGGACAATATCCGACATGGATGTTTTTTCAG TGTTTTTGTGCAATGACATTGTTTTATTGTGCACATTGGCAAACGTACGTCTCCGGAACTCTTAAATTTGGTAAAGTCGATGTTACCGAAGCCCAATTTGCCATCATAGCCATTCAAATGGTGTCAGCAATATTTGGATCAAATATTTGGCTAACATCG ggTACAAGCGTGTTGTCACCTGTAATACCATTTTCAATGGTTATTGTGCCAGCATTTATCATATATCAGAAAAGTGAATCTCTCGTATATGAAAATCATCCATGCCTTTACATTATTGCTTTTGGCATGGTTGCTGCAAAAGTCACTAATAGATTAGTT GTGTCACATATGACAAAGAGTGAGATGGAATATTTTGATTGGTCATTGATGGGACCTGCGATGCTATTTTTAAATCAGTATTTCAATAATGCTATTCCTGAATATTATGTACTGTGGATGTGCTTA aTCTGGGTTGCCGTTGATCTCATTCGCTACTCTTGTCAAATTTGTTTAGAAATAtgcgaatatttaaaaattaaattatttcatatacCATATCCACCCCCAATGATAAAGAACAATACCAGTCAGACGAACGTGTCTACGACAGTGATAGAAAAAAATG tgaaAATTGTTGATACGGATTCTTCACAAGATGAAGACATGACACCCCTAATTCATTCTTCGAAATAG
- the bbc gene encoding choline/ethanolaminephosphotransferase 1 bbc isoform X4 gives MRLYRQRLLSSGQLRRLADHRYSCSSASFLDAALQPWWCWLVARLPLWLAPNLITCLGLAVNVFTTLLLVWYTPDAKSEAPRWTYALCGLGLFIYQSLDAIDGKQARRTGTSSPLGELFDHGCDSISTVFVALSACAAVQLGQYPTWMFFQCFCAMTLFYCAHWQTYVSGTLKFGKVDVTEAQFAIIAIQMVSAIFGSNIWLTSIPGLNIQVFLIPSYISILISLYLAVGYAAVIFTGGVGKNGSTVAGTSVLSPVIPFSMVIVPAFIIYQKSESLVYENHPCLYIIAFGMVAAKVTNRLVVSHMTKSEMEYFDWSLMGPAMLFLNQYFNNAIPEYYVLWMCLIWVAVDLIRYSCQICLEICEYLKIKLFHIPYPPPMIKNNTSQTNVSTTVIEKNGTNTRSRLRSRKSQNLMKIVDTDSSQDEDMTPLIHSSK, from the exons ATGCGTCTGTACCGACAGAGGCTGCTGTCGAGCGGGCAACTGCGGCGCCTGGCCGACCACCGGTACTCGTGCAGCAGCGCCAGCTTCCTGGACGCGGCGCTGCAGCCGTGGTGGTGCTGGCTGGTGGCCCGCCTCCCCCTCTGGCTCGCTCCCAACCTCATCACTTGCCTCGGCCTCGCCGTCAACGTCTTCACCACGCTGCTGCTAGTCTG GTATACGCCGGATGCAAAATCAGAGGCTCCAAGATGGACGTACGCCTTATGTGGACTcggcttatttatttatcaaagttTAGATGCTATAGATGGGAAGCAAGCCCGAAGAACGGGTACCAGTTCGCCGTTGGGAGAATTGTTTGATCACGGTTGCGATTCAATTTCCACCGTATTTGTCGCTCTTTCTGCTTGTGCTGCTGTTCAGTTAGGACAATATCCGACATGGATGTTTTTTCAG TGTTTTTGTGCAATGACATTGTTTTATTGTGCACATTGGCAAACGTACGTCTCCGGAACTCTTAAATTTGGTAAAGTCGATGTTACCGAAGCCCAATTTGCCATCATAGCCATTCAAATGGTGTCAGCAATATTTGGATCAAATATTTGGCTAACATCG ATACCAGGCTTAAATATACAAGTCTTTCTTATACCTTCTTACATAAGTATACTTATATCCTTGTATCTGGCTGTTGGTTATGCTGCTGTCATCTTTACCGGCGGAGTTGGCAAGAATGGTTCAACTGTTGCC ggTACAAGCGTGTTGTCACCTGTAATACCATTTTCAATGGTTATTGTGCCAGCATTTATCATATATCAGAAAAGTGAATCTCTCGTATATGAAAATCATCCATGCCTTTACATTATTGCTTTTGGCATGGTTGCTGCAAAAGTCACTAATAGATTAGTT GTGTCACATATGACAAAGAGTGAGATGGAATATTTTGATTGGTCATTGATGGGACCTGCGATGCTATTTTTAAATCAGTATTTCAATAATGCTATTCCTGAATATTATGTACTGTGGATGTGCTTA aTCTGGGTTGCCGTTGATCTCATTCGCTACTCTTGTCAAATTTGTTTAGAAATAtgcgaatatttaaaaattaaattatttcatatacCATATCCACCCCCAATGATAAAGAACAATACCAGTCAGACGAACGTGTCTACGACAGTGATAGAAAAAAATGGTACGAATACACGTAGCAGACTTCGATCTAGAAAAAGCCAAAATTTAA tgaaAATTGTTGATACGGATTCTTCACAAGATGAAGACATGACACCCCTAATTCATTCTTCGAAATAG